The Raphanus sativus cultivar WK10039 chromosome 6, ASM80110v3, whole genome shotgun sequence sequence GAGCAGTTTCATTACCGTGTGAATCTCTTTCTAAGAAGAGAAAATCTTGTACTTCACCAATCGTTGCATCATTTGGTGTTCAAGCTGGAGATCAGTTGGATCAATAAATTGCAAGGATGTTTTATACAGGAGGTGTGCCATTCAATCTTGCAAGAAATCCTAGCTATCATCGGTCTTATCAGTTTGCTGCTGCCAGTAAGCTTGATGGGTATGTACCTCCAAGTTATAATAAGCTCTGGACAACATTATTGCAGCAAGAGAAGAACAATTTTGAGAAGTTGTTAGTGCCACTGAAATCGACATGGAAGGAAAAATGGGTGACGATTGTGAGTGATGGTTGGAGCGATCCTGTAAGAAAACCTCTGATTAATTTCCTAGCTACTTCTGGAAGTGGTCCTATGTTTCTCAAGGCTGAGAATTGTTTCGGCGAGGTAAAAGAAAAATTCTTCATTGCTAAATTGTTGGAAGAAGTTATTCATCAAGTGGGTGATCAAAATGTTGTACAAGTCATCACTGATAATGCACCAAATTGTAAGGCATCTGGAGATCTTATTGAGGGCAGGTTTCCTCACATCTATTGGACACCATGTGTTGTTCATACTCTCAATCTGGCTTTGAAAAATATCTGTGCAGTAAGGAATGTGGAAGCAAATCAAGAAACATATGAGGAGTGTAATTGGATTACTGAAATTCATGGAGATGCCCTTGCAATAAAAAACTTCATCATGAATCACAGCATGAGGCTAGCAATTTTTGGTAAGTTCTGTCCGCAGAGATTACTTAAGGTTGCTGATACACGGTTTGCCTCAATCATTGTGATGCTCAAGAGATTGAAGCTTATCAAAAGGGGTCTTCAAGCCATGGTTATAAGTGAAGAATGGTCTACTTACAGAGATGGTGACATTGGGAAAGCAAGCTTTGTTAAAGAGAAGTTTGTAGATGATGACTGGTGGgaaaaggtatcttatattatatatttcacaAGATCTATATATGAGATGATTAGATTTTGTGACACCGATAAGCCATGTCTTCACTTGGTATATGAGATGTGGGATTCTATGATAGAGAAGGTTAAAGCTGAGATCTACAAGAGATAAAAGCGTTCAATGTCTGAATTCAGTCCCTTCTATGAtgttttttaatgaaatattggTGGCTCGCTGGACAAAGAGTAGCACTCCCCTACATTGTCTAACTCATTCTTTAAATCCAAGGtatgattttaatatatgatttatcatttcattttcatgtgacatatatatatatatatatatatatatacatattctgTATTTTGTAGATTTTATAGTGATGATTGGCTGAATGAAGATTTGGCAAGAAAAGGTCCACATAGGGATGCAGAAATTTCACATGAAAGAATAAAGTGCTTTCGAAGATTGTTTCCAAGCAATGATGATCACAAGAAATTTATGGAGGAGTATGCATTGTTCTCGATGAAAAATGGTCCTTTTGGAGATTTAACATGCATTTCAATGATGTCTACTATGGATCCCAAAAGTTGGTGGGCTAACTTTGGTACTCAACTCCTCTACTCCAAACTTTGGCTTGTAAGTTATTTGGACAGCCTACTTCATCTTCATGTGCTGGGCGTAATTGGAGTACTTACTCCTTTTTTATTCACTAAGAAGAAACATGTTAAATCCTAGTCGTGCTCAAGACTTGGTTTTCATCCACAACAACCTAAGACTTTTATCAAGGAATTCTGATCAATATGAAGTTGAAAAGACCAAGATGTGGGACATTGGTGGAGATGGATTTGATTCTATGGAAGATGTTGGATTTTTGGAGTTTGCTGACCTTTCACTAGATGAACCGGATTTCGAAAATGAGCTACTAGAGGATTAGCTTATTCTGTTGATGTTTAGTATTTTGATCAAATGTGTTTGCTGCTGTTTCTATTGATGTCTAGTATTTTGATCAAGTGTGTTTGCTTctgtttaaatttatgtttcaaactttaatattaaacttatggatatttttatattttcttataatttgaTCGCCGTATCTATGCCGTATCCGTATCCATAAATTTTAAGTTTACCGATTCCCGTCCCGGTTTCGTGTACCCGTTCCCGTCTCAGGGCTGCTTAGCAGAAATAATTCACCGAGCAGATACCGccggtgatgatgatgaatcagaTTTGAAGATGAATTACAGACTTGATTTGTCTTTGTTTACccaatatatatcaataaatgtcgttgtagtatagtggtaagtattcccgcctgtcacgcgggtgacccgggttcgatACCCGGCAACGGCGTTCTCTTTTTTAAACCCATACGGGCCTTTTTGTTTGTCAAACTCGTGGGCCTTTTCCCGTAATCTAAAACACAAACAGCGTATTGCTTAAAAATACAGTTgtctaaatatttttgttaggCTCTAGTAATATCTGTAAATATAGGCTTTTGAATATTTTCTAGTAATCTCTTTTAttgttaaaagataaaaatgtaATGCCAGACTGCATCGAAGAATAATAGGATCGCTGTGGATATTAAAACAAAGAACGTGTATAATTTGCAGATCATATCATTGTCTCGTGCGAGCAAGCAAAATACCATGAACTCCAATTACTCGAAAATAAAACAGACAAAACTAGAAAATTCTTACACTGAACAAAAGCTGGAGAAATCCCAAAAACAACatccataaaaaataaatcaacaatATTATATAACCTAAAGGACAAAATGAAAAGAGAAACTATGCTACGGAACATTTTGTTATTTGATCGGCAGAGACGAGAGAAAAGAGAATgaagaaataagaagaaagTCCATTCAAACGATCACTTCAGCAGCTGCCTGAATCGGTGGTCCGTTTGATTTGTTAAATCCACCACGGCCTCCTCCCCTTCCACGACCTCCCCTACCACGTCCACCTCCTGTTCCACAAACATTTTTCACATTGGCAACTCATGGCAAGATGGTTAATATTTACGTATTAGTGTGCTAAAACATCATCGTACCACGGCCCTGATGAGGAGCATCGTATCCGTAGTCTCTCCCATCATTCTGAGGTTCATAGTATGGTGGAGGACCATTTAAACCTCCTCTTCCACGACCACCGCGTGTACCTCTTCTCCCGCCCCCTCTTCCTCTACCAGATGGCCGCTCAGGCTCCATGCCTCCATCATCGTACTCATGATCCCGTGGAGGACCACCATTGTGGCCATAGTTTCCTCCGTCTTGTTGGGCTTCATAATAAGGTGGAGGGCCATTGAAACCTCCTCTCCCACGACCACCTCTTCTCCcgcctcctcttcctcttccagATGGCCGCTCAGGCTCCATACCTCCATCATCATACCCATGATGCTGTGGAGGAGGACCGTTGCGTCCATAATCTCCTCCGTCTTGTTGAGCTTTGTAGTAAGGAGGAGGACGATTGAAACCTCCTCTTCCACGACCACCGCGTCCTCCTCTCCCAGAAACCCGCTCAGGCTCCATACCTTCATCATCATACTCAACGTTCACATATCCGTCCCCTAATACATCCGAGAAAACATAAAACCACAATCAGATCAACAAACAGCTCTAATTAAACTAAGATTTTGGAAAGAATATTGATAAAGCAATGCTACCTCTGCCACCTCTTCCTCTTCCCCTTCCTCTGTCTCTTCTTCCTCTGACTCTAGGTGATCCATCTACAACAAATAGATATAGATTATTACAAACATATAAAAGACAAACATTCATAAAGGTCACTGTAAATAATACCTCGTCCTTCGTAATCAATCTCAGCAAATGGCTTCACCAACTCAACTGGGATCGGACACTGATACCTGCAACATAATTTAACAAGATATTATTAGCACCAGAAACAGCCTACTGCTTAAGACAGAGCCTTGGTAACTAAACCTAAACTACCAAAACAGATCAAGCACTAAGAACTCACCCAACTGCGGATGTGTTCAGCTCCTTCTTCGAAAGCGTTATAGTTATCACCGAGACATGCCTTTTTGTCTCAATCCTACAGGAGAAAATAACAAGAAAGCAGCAGTAAATAACAGGTCTGAGATAGCAAAACTAAGAGCACAAAAAATTGTAAATCCACTTACGGAAGAAGGCCTTCCTCTTTAGGT is a genomic window containing:
- the LOC108808290 gene encoding uncharacterized protein LOC108808290: MFYTGGVPFNLARNPSYHRSYQFAAASKLDGYVPPSYNKLWTTLLQQEKNNFEKLLVPLKSTWKEKWVTIVSDGWSDPVRKPLINFLATSGSGPMFLKAENCFGEVKEKFFIAKLLEEVIHQVGDQNVVQVITDNAPNCKASGDLIEGRFPHIYWTPCVVHTLNLALKNICAVRNVEANQETYEECNWITEIHGDALAIKNFIMNHSMRLAIFGKFCPQRLLKVADTRFASIIVMLKRLKLIKRGLQAMVISEEWSTYRDGDIGKASFVKEKFVDDDWWEKTKMWDIGGDGFDSMEDVGFLEFADLSLDEPDFENELLED
- the LOC108807076 gene encoding uncharacterized protein LOC108807076 isoform X1; translation: MDRYERVAKPKDETPIAENEIRITSMGRPRNCITYAMALLQEKGSDEVIFKAMGKAINKSVTIAELIKRRIPGLHQHASIGSIDITDTWEPKEEGLLPIETKRHVSVITITLSKKELNTSAVGYQCPIPVELVKPFAEIDYEGRDGSPRVRGRRDRGRGRGRGGRGDGYVNVEYDDEGMEPERVSGRGGRGGRGRGGFNRPPPYYKAQQDGGDYGRNGPPPQHHGYDDGGMEPERPSGRGRGGGRRGGRGRGGFNGPPPYYEAQQDGGNYGHNGGPPRDHEYDDGGMEPERPSGRGRGGGRRGTRGGRGRGGLNGPPPYYEPQNDGRDYGYDAPHQGRGGGRGRGGRGRGGGRGGFNKSNGPPIQAAAEVIV
- the LOC108807076 gene encoding uncharacterized protein LOC108807076 isoform X2, with amino-acid sequence MDRYERVAKPKDETPIAENEIRITSMGRPRNCITYAMALLQEKGSDEVIFKAMGKAINKSVTIAELIKRRIPGLHQHASIGSIDITDTWEPKEEGLLPIETKRHVSVITITLSKKELNTSAVGYQCPIPVELVKPFAEIDYEGRDGSPRVRGRRDRGRGRGRGDGYVNVEYDDEGMEPERVSGRGGRGGRGRGGFNRPPPYYKAQQDGGDYGRNGPPPQHHGYDDGGMEPERPSGRGRGGGRRGGRGRGGFNGPPPYYEAQQDGGNYGHNGGPPRDHEYDDGGMEPERPSGRGRGGGRRGTRGGRGRGGLNGPPPYYEPQNDGRDYGYDAPHQGRGGGRGRGGRGRGGGRGGFNKSNGPPIQAAAEVIV